GTTGTGATTCGAGTGAGTCGAGGAAGGCTCGTCTTGAATCGAACCAGTCGTCCTGTTCTACAAACTTAGGTCCTCCAGTCCATCCGGCTAATAAGccttgttgctgttgcaATTGTTGTTTTTCTAATGCAGCAGCTTCCTGCTTTCTGCTCTTTGCATCGAGAGCGAACGAATCGCTCTCAAGGAACATACGAAGGTCGGGATCGAGTTGTAATACCGGATGAGAAATGATCTTGGCCATGCATCTTTCGAGAGCTGAACGCCGAGTCTCGATGAACTGGTCCTGGAAACGACCAAACGCATGCTTGTCAGGAACCGGAGGGACGATGACTCCCGGGTTGTTCAGCGAGAGCACGTCATACAGCCATAAGAAGTCGGAGAATCGTCGAAGCACAGAGAAGTCGCCTTTGCGATAGTGGGGAGATGTAGTTCGTGTTCGTACAGTGTACACTGTGTAGCCTCGCACGGCATCTCCCATACGGTGAGGATCACTAACGGTGATCTGGAACAGCGGAGTGGAGGACAGCTTGTTCCGGCGTGAAGGGGTGGTGGGCGTTTCGGAGCTCGGCGATAGTGGTGCGAAGCCATTGGTTGGCGAGCGCGTAGTGGTATTCGACGGGGCGGGAGATGCGAATGAGctatcgtcttcgtctcccCCGTCGGATTCGAAATGTCGTGAAGGTCCAGCACTAGGAGGGAGCGACGCTAAATCAGGTTCACCCCAGCCGCCGGGTCCATTTGAAGTGACATCGCCTCCCCATGGATCAGATTTGATGCTAGGTCCACCTTTGCCGAATAGGCCGCCGTCTCCGTCCTGATCATCCTCAAGCACGCCCCAGCCCTTCCCGCCAAAccttgaagaaggaggtgaatTCGTCCCTTTATTTCCATTACCGCTCCAGCTATCTTTTGTCggtagaggaggaggtaaACTGGTAGAAGAGCCTCCGATGGAGAGGGATTTGAAGCTGTAATCTGTCTCAGGCTCGGTGGGCGCTTCGAGCGGGGAGACAGATACTCGATCAGTAGACGGAGTCGCTAGGATCGAAGACGAACCCGGCTCCTCGGGTTGAGGCTTGGCAAGTGGTAGTGGGGATGGTATGCGAGAGATCGTTGGAGTGGCATTGGATGAGTTGGGGAGGGGAACTGAAATGGGAGACTGTAGTCCGGTGGGAGTGGTTGCTGTAGGTGTGGGGACGTCGTGACCGTCTGCCGAGTCAATCTGATGAGATATCGTCGCCTCCACCGCTTTGGCTTCGTCACCATTGGTGACGGTCTCTGTCGTCTTGTTCTCGACTGTCTCGCCAGCTCCAGCTTCAGCATCGCTGGGAACATCCGCCTTGACTTCAGCCTTCCCGTCCTTCGCGACGGCGTCTGGTGGGTCCTGCTCTacttccatctctttcggGGGTTCCGTAATTGAAGTGCCTTCCATGGCATTGTCCATTTTCTGCTCGTCTTCCTTGAGCGTTTCCGGCTTCTCCGCATCCTTACtattctccttcttctcctgcacatcctccttctccccagATGCCACGTCCTTCGCGTCCGCAACCTTATTTTCCATTTCTGCcgccttctctctcccttcatccttcttctcctcatccgccTTATGtttcacttcctccttcttgttacctcccttcttccccggTGTGAACACATAAGCCTTCCTACTCCCCGAGGGACTGGCTGTCCCCGAACctgatctcgtcaaagcGGGTGCCGGTGTTGATTTCTTGAATGCCTTCTTGAGTGACTGTTCTGGATCCGATTCTGCTAAGAGATCTTCATCGATAAGCGATGCGGGAAGTCTGCGTGACGGAAGAGCGGTTGGTGCGCTATTTGTCGACTGTGTTTTCGTCGACTTTGATCGTGAAGGAGGGGGCGAGAGCGGAGTCGGAGTTGGTGGTACCGCAAATGGGATGTTTGCCGGATCAGAAGTTGTTGGGGCAAAAGGATTTGTTGtcgccgccgccgccgccgctgctgctgcagTAGCGAAGGGGTCTTCTTCCCCACCACCGGCAACCGACCTCAGGGTGGGCGTTCCAAATGCGCTGCTCGCATACCCAaatccttcttgtcctgcTCCTTGCTCTCTCGCAGCGATGACTGATGGAGGATCAGGTACTAGCCTTGTACTCGCTTCAGCTACACGTTCTCGTTCGATCTGTCGAACATAAGGCGATGTTGTAGTCTCCTCTCTCGGTGAATCAGGCGTATCGCCAAATCCACCTGTTGtgctcgaggtggaagttgTTGACGCGGTCGTCGCGGTCGTGGGGAAGGTTGGCAGGTatgtggaagaggacgaatCGTTCAGACCAAGAGCGCCGGTGATGGGATGGGTGAAGTTGGCAGTGGAAGATCCACCTCCGACATCGGAGAATGGATTGGCCCATGGATCATGTTCTTCAGGATTGGTTCCCCCAGAGTTCCATGAAGGACGAGCTGGGGCGATGGTCGACGAGAGCAGGTTGGCGAAAGAagcctcctcatccatcgtGGCAGATCGTGAGGCAAGTGGCTATACTTAGGGTATACCGAAGAAATGTAACGAAGAGAGAATGACAATGGAACACGTCGTTGGCTTGTGTAGTTTGTGTACAATGAAGTGATTGATTGCCAGTTGAAACCGGGTACGTCCATGCGACCGGCCTCGACCCTGAGTGGCACCGCAAAACTCGATAAATCAACTCTAATTGACTACACCTCGTCGACTTGCAATAACGAAACGAAgcatacatacatacaaGTCAGCGAGTAACGAGGAGACGAGAACTTCAAGCATGGACACAGGCTCTGCATTCGCAAGACCGCTGTCTAAGTCTTCTGCCTCAGAACATAGTACTCGATTTGCATGAATGGTATATTGGACTTATGCTAGCACTCTCTTATCATATTAATTACATGGTAGACCCCCCAGAGTCTCAACGTCTTACACTGCTTTGACGTGCTATGGAACAGCAACTGGTCAACGTATGTTCATCGTTGACGCCGGagatcatcactcacaagatcatcaatcGTTGAAAAGAGCATACCCTCGGACATGAGATACTCAATAGCCTCCCTGTATCGTAAGCTCATTGTTCAGCACGATTTTCACAGGCTGCAAGGTGTTATGTAGGggaccactcacatgaCGTCCTCGCTCTTCGCATTGCCAACCTGTCTCGAGACCAGTGACACGTGCATACCATCCTCTGTCTCATCCGTGGAAACATACTCCATGATCTTTCTCTGAAGCGGAGGTAAACTGGCGTAGGTTGACTCCATGCCTCCGGCTGATTGGACGCCAGCGTTGTAGTCATTCTGAACCGCTCCTGGTGCTGCACCGCCGCCACCCTGTGTCACCAAGCCATATCCAGGATCAGCAGGCTGTACAGACGGATGTGATTGGAGAGTTTACGATCCAGCCAGAGAAAGACGCTCACCGCACCGACGCTTCCACCACGTAgtgtcaagctgacatacaATGACTTCAACATGTGATGATACACCTCGTTGTGATCTGATATCGGTCGGATGTGAGTAGCAGAGACATGTCGTTTCCCACCGAACATCTTGATAGACCCCATGATTCCGACATAGTGATCTTGTCTGTGGGTCCGGAAGACGCGAATGAGTTCCGGACGCTTCAAAGCTAGGTCTCGACATGAACTCACTCGACGCCCTTGGCCTTGCCCGCCTCATCGTCGGCTGAATCGAGCCAAAGTCGAACATCAATGTAGCCGGTTCCATCGCCGATTTCATATGAAACGTTGGTAGCTGAAGCAGAGGAATTGCGGACAGATCcaacgaggaggatctggTGTCATACTGACTGTCAGCTTATTCGTCTGTTCTAGAACTAGTGCCGGGGTAGCTGCTCACTTGTGCAACGTCCACACCATCAATTGTGAAATCCGCATCCGGGTGCACCTGCTCTGCACTCAGGACCTGCTTGATGGTCACTGGTCGAATAGTCTGATTTCCTCCTTTACCTCCCTGTGGACCACAAGCTCATCAGCTCATCGCCCGTAGAGGTTCATGGAGCATAgctgaccttcttcccgcCGCCTGGTGAATCTTGGCTTCCATAAGGTGAACCACCCGCAACGaaacctccaccacctccagctcctccgTAATAAGGATTTTGACCGTCGTCTAAGAATTGCGTCAGCATCGTCGACGAGTGTGAGTCGGCTACTGGAAGACCAAAGGATAGCCAGACATACAGTTGCTCATCCTTTCGATCCGAGATCGCTTTTATGTAAGGTCCGTAGGGTTTTGCTaggaggaaagagcgaTTAGATCGATGGATTTTTGGTAAATGTAATGAAGAAGGTTGACTGGATCAATGGCTGGGAATGGGACGTGACGCGTCTGAAACGGAGTCACGTGGTTCACGAAGAGCTAGAACGGGATAAAATGTGACAAAATAGGAAGTCAAAATAATGTCCTACTCCCCCGGTTGTGTCAACATTGCCATGATCTAGGATATAAAAGCCCGTTTTGAGACATCACATGACTTGtttctccccctcccttctccactccAGACGACCACCCCCCCCTTCCCCCCCCCCGCATTCATCCCATCCGACAACAGATACGACCCATCATACTCAGCTTGAACTCTCAACTTGCACCGGTCAACTCCGATCACTACCCGTCACAGCACCACTGTCATGTCCGTCGCGACACCTCAAGCATCTACTTCTCATCAATCACCCACGCAGACGTCTCCCAACCCGTTTGACAATCTCGACCCGACACTTCATTCAGCTCCTACGCTCAACAGTCTGTCGGGTACCGGCCTTGGACCTGGCGAatcatcaagctcatccGCTGTCGGCGCAAATCCTTTGAACGAGTTTGCTCAGCAAGTCCTCGGCCGGGAGGATGCTGAGAACCTGTTGGATTTCGGAAGGAGCAATCATTCCATCCtgggtgaaggagagagctTTGGTGAACTGTTAGCTGCAGACAGGAGGAATGAAAGAGGGAGTATGGAAAGGGATGACGAAAGAGAGGACAAGAATGGCTATGAACACGATCATCACCATGGTGACCTTTCAATCGGTGACGATCAAGGCTTGACAGGgctggaaggagaggaaacGCTGGGCCTTCATTCAGGTCAAGGTTTGGAGAGCGCAATCACCGGAAACGAAAACGGAAGTATACTGGGGGCGCTGGGACagagaaaaagaaagaggTTGGGGGAGGAACTTGCTCTGGACGGTGAAGGTCGACCGATCGAGCCTCAAGAATACGCgaggatcaagaaggacaGTCATGTGCGTCGGTTGGTCTGGCCTTTCCTTCATTCCTGGCTGTCTCGTCCCTATCAGACTGATATGGCGTCTGTTTTCCAAGTGCGTTTAGCTGACTTGGCTTGATTGCGCAGAAAGAGgttgagagaagaagaagagaaaacaTCAACGACGGTATCAACGAGATCGCCCAGCTCATTCCTGGCGGTATGGAGAAGCAAGGCAAGGGGACGTTGCTCAAGCGAGCGGCTCAGCACATCTCTGAGCTGACGGAGAAACTCGCAAGAGCGGCAGACGAGCTAACAAAGCAAGCGGTAGAGACGCAAAACTGGAGGGTGAGCAGGGTCACATCCTTCCCTATGTGGATTTTAATGCTGATCTGCCCACGTCGTTTCCCCCGCGCAGACTGAACATGGACACGCGTTAGTACGATTatcggaggaggaatcCCGATCATTACGGTTTGAGACTTCATGgcgagaagctgaagatAGAGCGGCGTCTTCTAACTTTGAGCTGGAGAGATTGAAGgctgaggtggaggaacTGAAAGCTCGCGTGGAGCAATAGCTACCCCAATGGAAGGTGGACTGTCAGCGGCGCATCAAGATGATTTACAAGTGTAAGCAGAGTCAGGAGATATCGAGCACAGGTCGAAcaaggggagaaggaaatcTCATGAAGGATACGAATCCGTTGTCATTGTGTATTTCAAGTTCAGGCATGTATACCGTCGTGTGTTGACTTCTTCGGAGCTCTTTGACCTCGTTGCGGGCCATATACCTTCAAAGATAGGGAGCCTTGTCATGCATCATCACTTAAAAGAATGATACCTCACCCCGACATCAGCGTGAACTACTCCCTAAGCTGCCACGAGAACGAAAGGTCAAGATCTCAAAGGCGGAGGTCAGCGCCTCTTTACCGGAACGCTCTTCGCTGCTAACGTGTCTGTTGTCTTCGcattctcgctctctcaTCTCGGGATTTCCCTTCCATGTACCACGGCCTCACCTCAGAAGGCTTCCAATCATCTGACGCGAGACAAGCGCTGTAGATCAACGACATAGGACGTTATCATAGACGTGTCAGCAGTCCACCTTCCCGGGGATCGTATTCGTTGGTTCGCACAGCTTCCTGGCCTTTACCGATACAGTCACTCAATCATCTACTCTCACTTTATCGCGACGGAACATCAACGCATCGGTCTTGGATCTCGAGAATCAAAGTACAGTTGAGGCGGACATAATTATACGTCGAGATACCCAACAACTCCCGACCATCACGCAGCGCAGGAGCGAGTCTTTGAGATCACCATGTCGACTGTCGGAAGTCCGCCGTCAACAGGCGAAGTCATCAATCCTGCCGATGAAGAGTTCTACGCCTCGTATGTCTCACGTTCtcattcttctcccttGATAGACTTCTGGCCTGTCCCGCTCCTGCTCTCGCTATTCCACCACTACCTCTCGTTGCTCAGAATTCGAACATAGCTGATCTTCCTACTAGATGGGGTTTATGTATCCTCTGTTTACTCCTCATAGGAGCTCTGATCACGTCGTATTACCTCCAGATCAAGCGGATCAGAGCAGTTCACGAGACGGTCGTCTCGATCTTTGCGGGGATGGTCGTGGGTCTGATAATCAGATTAAGTCCGGGACATATGATCAGAGAGATGCTGGTGAGCGCATGACCATACCACTTCATGGACAAATCATATCTCTTCAGAAGATCTGTGACACCGCCCACTGCTGCTAATGCTCAACATTTGAGCCTTGTGGTCTTGACATGTTCTTCAACTGACTTACGTGTCACCTTAGTCTTTCAAACATactttcttcttcaacgcTCTGCTACCACCTATTATCCTCAACTCAGGCTATGAGCTCAAACAGGTATTTCCACTTCCAAGCCGATGCGACGAGAATTTCATCAAGACTGACGATCACTCATCGGTGTAGGAAAACTTTTTCAGGAACTTTGCAGTCATCTTGACATTCGCATTCATGGGGACTTTCATCACAGCTGTCGGAATAGGGTTGGTTGacttccctctcatcgGAACTTAAACACCATCTTTCCACTTCTGGtccaccactcacacttcTCGCCTCTGCGGTGCCAATCACGCATCACGAAACCACAAGCTGACAGACACCTCCACAGAGTCCTAGTATACATCTGGTCCTTCCTCGGTCTCGAAGGCCTCAAGTTTACTCTTCTCGAGTGCCTGATTTTTGGCTCGACTCTGTCTGCGACTGATCCCGTCACTatcctcgccatcttcaATACGGCCAAAGTTGACCCAAAGTTGTACTCTATCATTTTCGGAGAGAGTATTTTGAACGACGCGGTCAGTATCGTCATGTACGAGTGAGTACCTTCCCTATCCCTATCTTTAGTCGAGAAATACGGATGTGAGAACCGGGAACCAAGGAGCTTGACTCGAGCTGATCTCCAATCGGTATCGTCCATCAGGACCCTCTCACAATTCCACGGCGAGGACATCTacctttcctccctcttccacggTGTTGGAATCTTCctgttctccttcctcgttTCGATGGCTCTCGGAGTCGCATTTGGCCTCTGTTGTTCCCTAGGCCTCAAGCACTCTCATCTAGCGACCTACCCTCATATCGAGAGTTGTATCGTCGCTCTCGTAGCTTATACCAGttacttcttctccaacgGTATCGCCATGAGCGGTGAGTCAAAGAAGCAGTATATCATTTGATCGGGTGATCGGGTTCGTCGTGCTTATAAAATCAACTATGCAGGTATCGTCTCCCTGTTGTTTTGCGGTATCACTCTCAAGCACTATGCCTTCCATACCATGTCTAAACGAACACAACGGACGACGAAATACATGTTTGCGGTACTTGCTCAGTTGTCGGAGaacttcatcttcatctaTCTTGGTCTAAACCTGTTTACTCAAGATGTACAAGTCTTTAAGCCTTTGTTCATTCTTGTGTCGGCCGTAAGTCAAATTCCTTGATAGAACGAGAGAATGTCACTAAAGTACAGCCCCGCAGATCGCAGTTATGGCGTCGAGATATGCTGCTGTCTTCCCACTTTCGGAGCTCATCAACTGGATCTACCACACTCGAGGTCAACGACACGAGGAATTGCCACATTCGTACCAGATGATGCTCTTCTGGGCTGGTCTGCGAGGAGCGGTTGGTGTAGCGCTTGCTGCCGGAATCACGGGCGACAATGCCGATGCCCTTCGAACCACCATCCTCGTTGTCGTCGTGCTCActgtcatcgtcttcggaGGAACTACCGCACGAATGCTCGAAGTTCTCGGTATCCGAGTCGgggtcgaagacgaagatgcgagttcggacgatgaagaaggctgGACAACACATCATGGCAACCTCGCTCTACAGATGGGTCCAGGCAGTCGACGATATGCTGGACAGAACGGTAGAGGAATGATGTACGGCGATGACCCTGATgggatcgatctcgactcgCCTAACGGTTCGCCATacatctcatcgatgaaCTTGGGCGGACGATCAAGACAAGTTTCGCGAGCTTCAGCATTTGGAGGTGCATCAAGATCTGGATTCTCGACGAATTCCGATGATTCGGATGACGGCGAGCCATTACCACAAGCTGGACCTTCGGGAGGACAGTATTCTCCGGGAGAGTACGAAGCACAAGCTGGCGAGGCTTCTgctggtgaagaaggggtgTTACCGAAACCGGGAATGATCTTCAGAGATGGACAATGGTTCACTGCTCTGGATGAGAGATATTTGTTACCGTTGTTCTCCAATAGCGTAACGGCGAGAAGGCATCACGCGAAGAAAGCCGCTGCGTCAAGAAAAGCGAGCGTGTATAACGGTGGAgagagtggtggagggaCTCCAAGAGGTGGAAATTCGTTGGAGATGacaagaggtggaggcgatgattatggaggtggagacggggagagtgagaatgggaagaacAAGAGTCCACGAACgttcaggtgagtctgatcGACCCTTGCAAATTCGGCCTGCATGTTGAGCTGACAAACTCCGAACAGTGGTTCTGTAACCGATTTCTTTTTCGCCAAAGCGGACAATCAAAATTCCTCTTCGGGGGCCAATACACCTATACCAATagacgaaagaggaagTAGAACAGGACCTatcagaagaggaagcgcCGATAAGAACGCTGGAAGTGGATCCGGAGCAGGTGGTGGAGTGGGTGGCAATGGTGGTGGATCAGGAAGTGGGCCCGGTGGCGGAGGGGATGGCAGGTGACTAGCTAGGggacaagaggaggaagaagcgggtCTGTTGTGGATCAGTCCGAACTCAGGCTCGTCGGGCTCGGGCTCGGGTTCCGGTTCAGGAAGTTCAGGTCGGAAAGCAAGTGCAGGTGTAATCAGTGCGTTGAGTAGAGTGAAGAGGGATTAAAGGACGGAACAATACAATGTCTAGTTGTTTCTTTGTGCATAGAACTCGGGCATTCATCTCATGAAAAATTGGAATTGATACAAACAGAGATTGTTGGACGGGACGATGAATTGGCCAGTTCCCTTGATGAGGAACAATGAGGGCTAAACGCGTTTTGTGCTTGAACTCAAGTAAGCAGGAGTCAGCGAGAGAAGCTGCTGTCGCTCGACGAGGATTGTGTTATCTCATCAATGTACACATTACTCAAATGAGGCTACAACATTGAGCGAATGGAAAATGACAAATGGAAAAGCGAATTGATTATGCTACCTCGCCTTTGTGGTACTTCGCCACTAAACCGCCCATCCCCCTAGTCGCACTTCGTCATCTCCCGTTCACGCCAATACCGCTGTTGACGAAGCCGGTGTCAACCCATTCGtcgccatcctcgacaACGCCCCGTCGGCCAAAGGCAACGTCGCTGTAGTCGTTGCAGACGGCGAGGTTTTCATGATCTCCCCATTCGCTCCATTCTTTTCCTCAATATCACCAttgaccaccaccactccaTCCACTTGGCCTTCACCACTGACACCTACATCCACTTCTTCtggtccttcttcctctctcttcctcttcatttctttctctttcctccaaGCTATCTTGGCTTCACTGACCAATCTCAGCTTGGCGGCTCGTTGAGAATTCATAGGTTTAACTCGGGAAGAACGAGCTTGATCCAATCGAATGAGATCGGAGGAGAACCCAGGAATGGTACGACCGAAAATGGTTTCTAACAAAAACAGGCAGGCAGGCTGATCAGTACGTGCCCGCAAAAGGAGTCATCCGATTGCTTTACGACAGGTCGATGACGCAAGCCAGGACAACTCACCATATGCTAACTGGACGTCCTTCCTATCGATAGTATTACTTTTCCGATGAGCTGCCAACGAACAGCTGATTTGTGAGACAAGATCGCAGTGCTCGTCTGCCAGCTGAagcatgagctgatcattcGTGAAGGACACGCGTCAGTCTTCGTTCTCTGTATCGCCCCCAGCCATACACTATATAGCACTTCTCTGCCAAACTCACAGTCTCCACGTCTCTGTCCACCACCAAAGCCTTATCAATCCCTTCTGCTAATTCTTGcactttcctcttcttttgTCCTGGCATACCACTGCCTTCCTCTTTATCGTCTCCCAATAAATCGCCCTCGGCCTCGTCCATGATGACCCTTAAACCCTCGGGCATCCTCTCTAACACGACCTCGCCCATCACACGGTTCATGATACCCATCGTTCCCCTTCCAGCGTGTTTGGACGGCGGTTGGAATGAGTTAAGCTTTTCGCGTAAAGCAGCGTCTGATTCAGGTGTGGGGTCCCATCGCGCTCTGGCAAGCAGGGAAGCGGATTTGTCCAGTTGCGGCACGACGACATCGGAAGGTTGTCGAACCTGATCCATACGGACTGGTGGACGCGCCATGTCATGTTGCGAGAATTGAGCGATCAACATACTAGGTGTGATATTCGCAGCATGTATCTGATTCGGCACGACAGGATGCTGTCCTGGAGGCGGTTGTCCTCCTTGGGGCGGGAATGGTACCCCATTTATTCCCGCAGCGTTGGCAACGGCAGCACCCGCGGCGGCGGCTAGTTGTTGCTGTCGAGCAGCAGCGACGTTCTGAACTGCTTGGTTGACAGGAATACCCGAGTTGATCATCCGCTGGATCGCCTGAGCTTGCTGCAGATTCTGACCTTGCAATTGTGGCACCTGAGATTGAGCTTGCAGTTGTTGAGGCATTGGCGGTCGCATTTGAGGTGACGCCTCAGCACCCTGACTACTTTGGCTCAGATTCCGTTGTTTATTGGGTGGTATGTGTAGGTTGGGTACGTTGTTCGTGGCCGGGAAACTGGATGTTCCAACGCCAGTCGACGATCCGGCCCGCCCTTGTTGCTGCATGTTCGGCGTGCCAGGTTGTTGCATTCCCAGATGAGGACTGGAAACGCCCGGAGGAGCGCCGGGCCCTATATTAGTTCGACCTTGCGCTTGCACCTGAGATTGCAGCTGAGCCTGCGCAGCTTGGGcctgagcttgagcttgagcagcCATCTGTTGCGCTGCCACATGTGTGATCCCGTTCGCTTGGTTCCAAAGCGGCCTGTATTGAGGAGTCTGCGAAGACAGGTATCAGTCATGGCGAAGGCAGCGGTACGAAGCCGATACTCACGGATCGGAATGCCGTTTCTCTCTGTTCCTCCGACATGTTGGCAAGTCGCAATAACACGTTTCTCAGATTTGCTGCCTTTTCGGGACCCATCCTGCTGGTGGCATTCTGTAGATTCATTTGCATCTGTTGCAGTGTCACCTGCGGTGCTTGTGGTGCTCTAGGTGAACCAAAAttctgttgttgctgctgctgttgttgctgagCTTGCTGAGCTTGTGCCTGTGCCTGTACTTGCACCTGCTGTTGGAGGTCCTGTAGATGTTGACCGGCCATCGGGCTACCCGCCTGTTGGAGCA
This sequence is a window from Kwoniella newhampshirensis strain CBS 13917 chromosome 5, whole genome shotgun sequence. Protein-coding genes within it:
- a CDS encoding sodium/hydrogen exchanger 3, whose amino-acid sequence is MSTVGSPPSTGEVINPADEEFYASWGLCILCLLLIGALITSYYLQIKRIRAVHETVVSIFAGMVVGLIIRLSPGHMIREMLSFKHTFFFNALLPPIILNSGYELKQENFFRNFAVILTFAFMGTFITAVGIGVLVYIWSFLGLEGLKFTLLECLIFGSTLSATDPVTILAIFNTAKVDPKLYSIIFGESILNDAVSIVMYETLSQFHGEDIYLSSLFHGVGIFLFSFLVSMALGVAFGLCCSLGLKHSHLATYPHIESCIVALVAYTSYFFSNGIAMSGIVSLLFCGITLKHYAFHTMSKRTQRTTKYMFAVLAQLSENFIFIYLGLNLFTQDVQVFKPLFILVSAIAVMASRYAAVFPLSELINWIYHTRGQRHEELPHSYQMMLFWAGLRGAVGVALAAGITGDNADALRTTILVVVVLTVIVFGGTTARMLEVLGIRVGVEDEDASSDDEEGWTTHHGNLALQMGPGSRRYAGQNGRGMMYGDDPDGIDLDSPNGSPYISSMNLGGRSRQVSRASAFGGASRSGFSTNSDDSDDGEPLPQAGPSGGQYSPGEYEAQAGEASAGEEGVLPKPGMIFRDGQWFTALDERYLLPLFSNSVTARRHHAKKAAASRKASVYNGGESGGGTPRGGNSLEMTRGGGDDYGGGDGESENGKNKSPRTFSGSVTDFFFAKADNQNSSSGANTPIPIDERGSRTGPIRRGSADKNAGSGSGAGGGVGGNGGGSGSGPGGGGDGR